One Argentina anserina chromosome 6, drPotAnse1.1, whole genome shotgun sequence genomic window, ACTTATGAATGAATGTCGAGATTTCAATAATGGTCTTTCATGTCCTTTTTCCACGTATATTAATTTGCCTATAAATTCGTCAATTGTTTTCTGGGGTACAATCTTCATTTTCAGTTTCATGATGCATGTGGAGAGATCAGagaacaaatatatatgatcaagCTAATTATAAGAGATCAAGGGAAGATATCTATTTATTATCGAACATCGATCATACTTTATAATGTGtcattacatttacattttcattaCATAATTTACAACATGAACATTTGGTAGTTTGAATAATTTACAATCTCCTAACAACAAACAAAGCAATTTAAGTAACTAACAAATTAAACAGATCATATGTATTTGATTTCAACTTGGTTAATCATCCCATAACACGATATCAATTAATCGACTACACCAAATCAATTggagagtttctattttaatttCCTTCATTATCTGAAATTAAATATTACTCCATGATACTACCGAAAAATTTCATTATCTAGTTGAATGATGCATGTACTTTCCCTCCTCCATCTATTTATATCATCTTCTCACAAAGATATTGCACATTTTCAACACAATATAACCTTAGTTGTAATTGGTTTGGGCAAGTATTGAGCCACACCCAAAGGTGGATTTGGAAGTACCAACTTCGGgcccaataaaaaaaatgatcagTTGAGCCTCTTAACAACCTTATGGTAAATTTACACCCATAGGCTTAATTTGGTTAGTCAAAAGTAACATTTCGTAGACAACCTCTTAAAGTTACCCCATTTGTAAAAAAACAGAGGTAAAAGGGAAAGGTCAAACGCACAGAGAAGAATGAGAGTCTCCTACAAGTCATTCACATATAGCAAACCTCATACGTGTTGACTTCTGATCCCTTTTCTAATCCGAGAGTCCAAGCCCGTCCGATTACCACTGGTCCCCATCTCCTACTGACACACACGTGGGGGTGCTTGTATGCTATCGCTGCCGCAATGCGCAATCGCTCAGACTCCTCAGAGTGCGGCCGACGGGGGCTGAGATACAGTGTGGCGTACTGACAAACCCATCACATGCGCTTCCCTACACGTGGCGCTGCGTCACTTGTCAGCCCGTGCTGTCTCTCTGGATCTGGGTCCCGCCTCTTTCTGAAAGGAAGGCAGACAGAAACGACACCGTTTTTGGCCAGCTCTAAGGCTTTTGCTCTCTCCCTACTCACTGCCACCGCCAGCTGGGGTCATTTTGGGGGGAGGGTGGGCCCCCACGGGAGAAACAGAAAAATTATGTCATGCAGGGACATGCACTTGCATGTGTTGTCAATTTGCTTATGCTACACTTTCATCGTTTAGGAGAATAAAAATGCCAAAAAACACCGaaatatatcaattttttCGTTTTCAATTTTGGTGAAATAGATTTCATGCATTTGGGGTTGTATTGATAGAGTATGGTGAACCGGTGCAGGTCCAAGTGCTGAATGGAAATCGTCAATTACTAGTAAAAATTGTTAATTACTCTCGGAAATAGATTTCAGGTTCAAACGTATAATGTGAAATAAGATATCAAACAAATGTCtctcgttttttttttagtttaagaATGTAACTTATGATAAATGGAATATTAATGCCAGAtctattcagaaactaaagcATGCTCTACTAGGgatcctaaatatatatatatatgcttgtgTATTTTACTCGATCAGATTGCAGGTGGTTCCGGTGTTTTATATTGCCTTGGCACCATTATTCTTCAAATTGTTTCTAGATATCtggcatattctatatatGGTATACTACTTCATATGTTTCAGTGTACGTaatgtatataattatatgaaaaTGTCACAAGGTGAATAGATCAGAGCACTGAAGAGTTGTGTTGATTAACTAGTAGGCAACCCTCAACTCCAAGATATGGCGAGCTATGCAATCTTAGTATAGTAATCGGGAGCAAATATGCAAATATTAAAAGAGACTGTAGAGCTCATTTACAATATGGTCCTTCATTTGTTTATCTGTCGGTGCTCACTACAAAACAAATTCTGAAACATACGTATCATCCTGCAATGAGATATTATATATTggagaagaaaatcaaatttcaTGTCAACTCCAGATCGAGTAGTGGCTACCACATGTTTTACCAAGCTAGGACAAGaagaaagataagaaaaagttATCACATATTATTATCACTGAAAATATTGCACACACAAATATGCAAAACATCAGAATTCAAACTCAAAAGCTGCCGCTACCATATTGATTTTCTCACCTTCAGCAACAGAAGACTGTTTCTCAGGCGAGCGCTTCTCCGGCCGTGCAGCTTGGTGATCGGAAGGCGGTACGAGTATGCCTTGGTTGTACAAAGTGCTTAGTTGATGGAAATAAGGGCAAGTCCTCGAGTCAAGCGACCTCTTCTTGTTCACATCCTTTGTTTTCCTGAAGTACTTATTGATGTTCTCCCATTTCTCTTTACACCTCTTGGCGTTTCTCTTGTAACCCAACTCCGACATTCCTTGTGAGATTCTCTCCCATAGTGGAGCCTTGACGACTCCTCCATCTTTATCCTTGTCTTGTTGATCGGCATTGTTGAAGAGACTGCACCGGAGGTTGATCAGAGCCAAGACTTCATCTCTCGGCCACCTCTTTCCGAGGTCTTGCGCTTTGTCGTTGGAgctagggttttgggttttgagaTGATAGGAGCTAGGGTTTTCAGGAGGTGGAGAGGAAATGGGCAGTTTTGGATTGATGCTTAGAGTGCTTGAACTAGGGCTTTGGGGTGCAATGGCTTCAGTCACCGAAGTGGGAGTGCGTGGAATATTTTGGGTGTGGAAAGAAGTAGGAGTAGTAATAGTAGACTTGTGAACATTGCTTGCAGATGGGACCATTGCAGATGATGTAATTGGTTCTTGATCGGTTTCCTTTTGGCCATTACTAGGGCTAGTACTACTACTAGTACTAGCTGATGAAGAGAATTTCTTCAAGAACTGAATGATTATAGCTTGTCTATCACCAGAAACAGCTTGCTCATGTGCCATAGTTTCAAGCTCCTTGTTCATCCTATCCATCTCTTGCTTCTTCCAAGCTTCTTCCTTCGCAAGCTTCTCTTCATCTCTCCTCACCATGTCTTCAAGTAGCTTACTGTGAATCTCTTCTTGCTGAGCCATCAGCTTGTGCACAATGTCCTCGCAGAAACCTTTCAGCATTTCGAATCTCCTTtgcctcttcctcttcttgttgTTGCTCTTTGCTCTAACAACTTCCACCTCTTTCTCGCTAACTGTTTGATCATTGCTTGGTGACTCTTGAGGATCCGAAGCTGGTTGGCCTTTATCGTCTCCTAGTTCTTCACTTGGCTTTTCAACTTCTACTAATTCTTGTTGGGTATTGATCTTTTCTGGTTGATCTTCAGCCGGGTTCCGAGGTGGCTCAACCGGTGGTTGATAGAGCTGCTCGAGCTCACTGAGAAACCTGAAGTTCTTGTTGAAGTTGATGTTGTTGAAGTACCTGCTTTCCTCTTCAAACTTCTCCTTGCACTTCTCTGCACTCCTTTTAAAGCCTACCTCTGCAAGCTTCCTGAGCTCATCCATCCCATCACAAACTCATTCAGCAAAAAATCAGAATATTATTGAGCAAAGCATATATTCCACGACTCTTAAGCATTCGATCTCGATCCtctaaataaatacataaaacTGTACGGGGGATCTTTGTGTTATTTAGTGAATATGTACAAAATGGTCATTtggttctctctctcctacTGATTAACACATGAATAAACAGTAACCAAAATTCCATTAACATCAATCCCTACTTCACAGTAATCAAATCTAGCTTAACCCTAGCTAATTTAGAACAAGAAAATCCAGTTAGCTGGATGGGATGATTAAACTTCAACTGAATTGATAAGTTACTATAGTTATGTAGGTATAGTACCTTGATACATGCTCCCAAGTGAACTCAGGGAACCAATTCTCCATGGTAGATCTGATCCGCAGCAGTGCAAGCAGCTCATCGTTACTCCAGGGATCTCCAGGCAACGCCGCTGGCATCGATGCGGTTCTCTGTTGTTCGATCTCCAAATTCGATGAGGGCAAGACCATGGCGGCACTGTTTCCTTGCTTCTCTTGATCATTTTCTCGGCGGTGCAGTACTACAGACGGATGCAGAAGCTGATTGTGAGGAGGTGGCTGAAGCTGCACAAGTTCTTGAGGGGGAGGAGGAGGGTTGATGATGTTGTAACTACTGGGGTGGTGATGATCGAAGGGTTGGAGATTAGGGAAGGAAGAGAGGGGGATGTTGGGAAGAGGGAGAGGAAGTGAAGTTCTTGAGGCTGCTATGAATTGGTGCAACTGGTCAGCTGGGACTCCATCGAACATAGTTgcgttttgagtttctttaccTCTATTTCTCTCTCCGTTTTGCTCACTAGCTACTACTCACTGTAAATTAAGGATGGCTAAAATGTTAGAAAGGCAAGACTACAAAAACACCaaaccatctctctctctctcctatcAAGGATTTTTGTCCTATGCTTCTATCATGGAAGGGAAGAGATAGCCCACCACACCGTTTTAGAAGAAAGTGAAGTCACCCTCAATTGGGGAGGAAATTATTAAGCCGACTAAAGGTGGCATTGTAatttcactatatatatatataatgttgaCGTAATGTGTTGGTACCTAACTCTTACCCTAATCATATCCTATGTTTTGCTAAGACTAGTCTTAACTTTTAACTAGTGATTTCCGAGTTGGGGAAACAAGGTTAATTAGTTTACTCTTAACATATTTTAACCGGTGTGTCGGTTAATAACGTCAAAAAGCTACAAACAACGGATAGTAAACAACAGAGTAATAAAAAATTTGCGtagcttcatcttctctaatcAATTAGAGTTTAGACAAAACGCAAGAGTATACATAGTAAGACTAGTCTTAACTTTTAACTAGTGATTTCCGAGTTGGGGAAACAAGGTTAATTAGTTTACTCTTAACATATCTTAACCGGTGTGTCGGTTAATAACGTCAAAAAGCTACAAACAACGGATAGTAAATATAGAGTAATAAAAATTTTGCGtagcttcatcttctctaatcAATTAGAGTTTAGACAAAACGTAAGAGTATACATAGTTCTACCCGATACTTAAGATTATAGACTTAATATTTTCCGTGAAAAAAGACCATTATCACTAATtctcgcatatgttaatctcATTATCATTGTAGGTTTAAAATTTTCTTTGAGACATTTCTACACGAGTATCTTGTCTTCGTGACTTTGTAATTCAAATATGCATGGCGGAACTTCGTTACCTACAGCCAAATCGACCTAAAGAAAGTATCTACGAACGTTCTTTAAATCCGCAATTAGTTTATGCTTTACAAATCCAGCAACATCATTGAAGTAGATTATGAAACTTAATTATGGTCATATATCTAAAGCTTTGAAAGTTCGAAACCATCTTAGACACCAACTATTACATTTAAGCTTGCTTAACAATGATCGATCAATCTAAAAACACTAGAATCAACACGTACGTACATTTCCCAAATGGATCAACTGGGGGAGTGTGATCCACGGATGTAAGGGTGAGAATGGGGATGGAGGTAGGTACAAAACTATACATGATTCCTGGAAAATGATACTGAAACATGTAAATGATcgacatatattttttttttccaaaatttgGGAGTATTTGAGGGTCCTCTAGAATCCTATGCAGTAGCTGATGCTCATGATGGTGTAATTAACGGCAAGAGGGATGGCAGGACACGTGAAAACATGCAGAGACTGGGACCGATTTCTTTAAGGAAGGTGGGTCTTTCAAAGGCTGTAAGGACTACCCTAACTATTCTACGCTCTCATCCATCAAGCTTCGCTTTGCTTAGCTATACGTACACTATCAAGTTTCAGCCATTTGTGAACCGATCCATATGGCAACATCAGTGAACTTGTTTCTTGTGTTGGACTGTTGGGTGCTTCTGGTTTCGCATCTTTTGAACAGAGGGATCGAATAAAATCACTCTTCACATCATTACATGGCGTGTGCAAATATATAGGAAGTGATTTTCAGGATGATTAAACTTGAAGCTGAAAGGGTATAATTAAGAGTTTAATCTCAACTTTATTGATGTAAAGTTCTCAACAAGTGTGTATGACAATTGTTACACTGTGCATTGGATGCATAATTGCCCTAACGTATCATCGATTGATTCTTTGCATTGACATATAACGACAGTACGACACGACATATATTAAG contains:
- the LOC126797945 gene encoding trihelix transcription factor GTL2: MFDGVPADQLHQFIAASRTSLPLPLPNIPLSSFPNLQPFDHHHPSSYNIINPPPPPQELVQLQPPPHNQLLHPSVVLHRRENDQEKQGNSAAMVLPSSNLEIEQQRTASMPAALPGDPWSNDELLALLRIRSTMENWFPEFTWEHVSRKLAEVGFKRSAEKCKEKFEEESRYFNNINFNKNFRFLSELEQLYQPPVEPPRNPAEDQPEKINTQQELVEVEKPSEELGDDKGQPASDPQESPSNDQTVSEKEVEVVRAKSNNKKRKRQRRFEMLKGFCEDIVHKLMAQQEEIHSKLLEDMVRRDEEKLAKEEAWKKQEMDRMNKELETMAHEQAVSGDRQAIIIQFLKKFSSSASTSSSTSPSNGQKETDQEPITSSAMVPSASNVHKSTITTPTSFHTQNIPRTPTSVTEAIAPQSPSSSTLSINPKLPISSPPPENPSSYHLKTQNPSSNDKAQDLGKRWPRDEVLALINLRCSLFNNADQQDKDKDGGVVKAPLWERISQGMSELGYKRNAKRCKEKWENINKYFRKTKDVNKKRSLDSRTCPYFHQLSTLYNQGILVPPSDHQAARPEKRSPEKQSSVAEGEKINMVAAAFEFEF